In Gossypium hirsutum isolate 1008001.06 chromosome A10, Gossypium_hirsutum_v2.1, whole genome shotgun sequence, the DNA window CAAACTTGAAATACTTGAGTTTTGCCTACAATAGTTTGAGAGGGAGTATCCCACCATCGTTGGGAAACTTGTCATCTCTGGAGACGCTTGCTTTGAAAAGAAATTCATTTAGTGGGATTACACCTGAAGCTCTTGAACAACTGACAGATCTttcatatttctcaatagatGATAATGCAATATCTGGTACTGTTCCTGTCGCAATGTTCAACCTATCCAATATTATAATCTTTTCCGTagggggaaacaagattcaaggtaCTGTGCCTTCTGACTTAGCAATTACTATGCCATATGTTAATTTCTTTTCTGTAAGAGAAAACCAAATATCTGGAAAAATCCCTATTTCAATATCCAACGCCTCAAATCTGAATATACTACAATTTGAGCGTAATAGACTAGATGGAGATGTGCCTTCTTTAGAAAAGTTGGATAAACTCTTTGCAATTCTCCTAGATGCAAACCATTTGGGACATGGGGGAGAAGGTGACTTGCACTTTCTTTCCACTTTAGTCAATAATACCAAACTAGAAGTGCTAGTTATAAGTGAAAATAATTTTGGAGGGGTATTTCCGGAATGCATTAGCATTTTTTTTACCACCCTCTTGCGTTTAGTAATGGAAGAGAACAAAATATGGGGAAGAATTCCTCATGGCATTGGAAATCTCATCAATTTGGAGGTGCTAGGTATAAGTCAAAATCAACTATCAGGTCCCATTCCCATTGATATTAGGAGGCTTCAAAAGCTAACGATATTTGATGCTCATATAAATTTTCTCAATGGGACTATTCCTTATTCTATTGGAAACTTAACAATGTTAACCAAACTTGCTTTAGATTTTAACAATTTTCAGGGCAACCAAGTTTAGGTGAACGCCAAAATATGCTTGAAATGGGTCTTTCTCATAACAACCTTGGTGGACCAATACCCCCACAAATACTTGGATTCCCATCCATGTCAATTTCACTAGACTTATCGTCAAATAATTTGACTAGTGACTTTCTTGTGGCAGTAGAACAAATAAAACATCTAAAGTGAATTCCATGTTTCCCAAAACAGGTTATTTGGTTTACTTCCAAACAAACTTGGTAATTGTGTAAGCCTAGAGAAGTTGTTCTTGGATGGCAACTTGTTTGAAGGGCCCATTCCTTTGTCTTTGAGTTCATTGAAATATTAAATCTTTCTTTCAATGATTTTGAGGGAGTGATACCAAGTGAAGGAGTCTTTAAGAATGCAAGTGCTACATTTGTTGAGGGAAACAATAAGTTTTGTGGAGGCATCCCTGAGTTACACTTGCTAAGATGTAACTCAaaaacatcatcaaatacttcccttagATTAATAATTGCAGTTGTTGTTGTGGCTTTAGGAgtgagtttgatattattttttaccCTCATCATGAGGTTTAGAAAGAAGAAAGAGCAACAACCAACAACAACTTGTGTAGAAAATTTGCTTTTACAGTTATCATACCAAAGCATCCTAAGGGCAACTGACGAATTCTCCATGCAAAATTTGGTTGGTTCAGGAAGTTTTGGCTTTATATATAATGGAGTTATTGAAGAAAATGGAGCATTTATTGCAGTAAAGGTGTTTAATCTTCTGCATTGGGGAGTTTCTAGGAGCTTTTTGGCTAAATGTGAGGCCTTGAAGCACATTCGACACTGAAATCTGGTCAAGGTATTAACAACcattttatgttttggttatcAAGGCAATGGTTTTAAAGCCTTGGTTTATGAGTTCATGGAAAATGGAAGCTTAGAGGACTGGCTGCATCGATCTATTGGCATACATGAATTGGAGACAATGAGAAAATTTAACTTCTTTCAAAGAGTTAATGTGGCCATAGATGTTGCCTATGCACTAGAATATCTGCACCATCATGGCGAAACATTGATCATTCATTGTGATATCAAGTCAACAATATTCTACTCGATGAGAAATGGTTGGTCATTGTTAGTAACTCTATAAAATTGAAAAGATTGAAAGAAATGACTAAAATAGTTTTGTATTCATAATCTGTTTGTATCAGTACAAAGATGAAGCTTATATACATGAGGAAGATAGGCTAACTTCTACTAACTAACCTATAACAATATACCAATCTTGATAACTGATTAACAACCTGCCTAACACATTCACATACTCTAACATTCACCCAGTTTCTCAATAGGCAAGACACAAAGCAAAGTCCGAAATCAAGTAAACAAAGAGACAAACAatagttttataaaaaatcaGTAACTTGGTCACACTTTGGAACCTCACCAACAATGATTGAACCGTCAGCTACCTTCTCATGAACAAAAAATAGGTCCAGTTCAACATGTTTGAACTTAGAATGTAAAACCGGATTGGCAGCAACCGCTATTGCACTAGAATTGTCACACCAAATAGTAGGAAAGGCAGCATAATGAATTTGTAACTCCGTTAACAGAGAGATTAACTATATAATATCACTAGTAGCGGCAGCAAGACTTCGATATTCGGCTTTTGCTATTGATCGAGAAAGAACTTGTTACTTTTTCGAACAAATTGAGATGGGTGTATTGCCAAAGTACACACCATATCCTGTCATAGACCGGCGATCATCAAAAACCAACCCCCAATTTGAATCAACATAACCGACAAAAGATAGTCTGTTGAATGGACGAAAAATCTGGCCATGATCAATAGTCCCTCGTAAATACCTTAAAATCCTCTTTAATGCAACCAAATGGGCTAAAGAAGGCGCATGCATAAATTGGCAGACACAATTCACAGCATAAGCAAtatctggctgaatcaacaccaCATATTGAAGTGCACCAGCAAGATTACGATACTCCGTAGGATCAACAAG includes these proteins:
- the LOC107895788 gene encoding probable LRR receptor-like serine/threonine-protein kinase At3g47570, which codes for MELSRKHMVASNSRFLVYIEVIILLPYFSLPGLNLLGLTSPVVRGNDIDQKALLHFKSKIIGDQLRVTESWNSSIHFCHWHGVTCGPRHQRVTKLELEYLKLTGSLSPYMGNLSFLREFSLAGNNFYNQIPREIDRLRRLEILVLTNNSITGEIPSCFKLIEVEIEGNQLTGEIPTFLGLLSNLKYLSFAYNSLRGSIPPSLGNLSSLETLALKRNSFSGITPEALEQLTDLSYFSIDDNAISGTVPVAMFNLSNIIIFSVGGNKIQGTVPSDLAITMPYVNFFSVRENQISGKIPISISNASNLNILQFERNRLDGDVPSLEKLDKLFAILLDANHLGHGGEGDLHFLSTLVNNTKLEVLVISENNFGGVFPECISIFFTTLLRLVMEENKIWGRIPHGIGNLINLEVLGISQNQLSGPIPIDIRRLQKLTIFDAHINFLNGTIPYSIGNLTMLTKLALDFNNFQGNQV